The Fictibacillus phosphorivorans genomic sequence TGGCACACTTGATGCGAGCAGGGAATTTAGAAACGCCAGAAAGAGCTTCGATGTCACCTAGATCATAGGATTCATCATCATAGTCGTTCCCTAACATCATATCATAAAAAATCTTTGCAAGCTTTACAGCATCTTCGACAGGAAGACCTTTAACAGCCTGTGTCATCATAGAAGCTGACGCTAAACTAATCGAACACCCTTCACCGTCAAACTTGGCAGATTCAATCTTTCCATCTTCCACTTTTAACGTGAGCTGAATGCGATCGCCGCATGTTGGGTTGTTCATATTAATCGTCAGAGCATTATCTTCAATAACCCCTTTGTTGCGTGGGTTTTTGTAATGATCCATGATAACTTGTCGATATAGCTGATCTAAATTAGAAGACATGACCGAAATACTCCTTTGCTGTTGTTAAGCCTTTAAGAAAAGCATCGATGTCATCTTCAGTGTTATACAGGTAGAAGCTAGCACGTGCTGTTGCTGTAACGTCTAACCACTTCATGAGAGGTTGTGCACAGTGATGACCTGCACGAACAGCAATACCCTCAGAATCTAGAACAGTTGCTACATCATGTGGATGAACATCATCTAAGTTGAACGTTACAAGCCCTGCTCGTTCTTTCGGACCAAAGATCGTAACACCCTCTAAATCTGAAAGACGCTCCATCGCATATTCAGCAAGAACATGTTCATGTTTTAACACATTATCAAGACCTATTTCTTCTAAGAAATCAATCGCAGCACCTAGACCGATCGCTCCAGCGATGATCGGTGTACCACCCTCAAACTTCCAAGGCAGCTCTTTCCACGTTGATTCTTGAAGTCCTACAAAATCAATCATCTCTCCACCGAACTCAACAGGATCCATCTTGTTTAAAAGTGCTTTTTTTCCATAGAGCACGCCGATGCCTGTAGGTCCACACATCTTATGTGCTGAAAAGGCAAAGAAATCACAATCGAGATCTTGAACGTCAACTTTCATGTGAGGTGCGCTCTGTGCGCCATCCACTACCATTACAGCTCCGTTCTTATGTGCGATCGCTGCGATCTCTTTGATCGGATTGATCGTTCCTAATACGTTTGATACCTGCATAACTGAGACGATCTTAGTATGCTCTGTAACTGTATTTTCAACATCCACAAGATCAATCGTGCCATCAGGCTGTAAAGGAATGTACTTAAGCGTTGCACCAGTGGTTTTAGCCACTTGTTGCCATGGAATGATGTTGCTGTGATGCTCCATAGGAGTGATCACAATCTCATCACCTTCAGAAAGGTTAGCCATA encodes the following:
- the sufU gene encoding Fe-S cluster assembly sulfur transfer protein SufU; the protein is MSSNLDQLYRQVIMDHYKNPRNKGVIEDNALTINMNNPTCGDRIQLTLKVEDGKIESAKFDGEGCSISLASASMMTQAVKGLPVEDAVKLAKIFYDMMLGNDYDDESYDLGDIEALSGVSKFPARIKCATLAWKAMEQGVGKDEEEEE
- a CDS encoding cysteine desulfurase — encoded protein: MSANEWRKLFPILDQEVNGKPLVYLDSAATSQKPIQVIEALDKYYKEYNSNVHRGVHTLGTRATDGYEGAREKVRRFIGAKSTQEIIFTRGTTTAINTVARSYGMANLSEGDEIVITPMEHHSNIIPWQQVAKTTGATLKYIPLQPDGTIDLVDVENTVTEHTKIVSVMQVSNVLGTINPIKEIAAIAHKNGAVMVVDGAQSAPHMKVDVQDLDCDFFAFSAHKMCGPTGIGVLYGKKALLNKMDPVEFGGEMIDFVGLQESTWKELPWKFEGGTPIIAGAIGLGAAIDFLEEIGLDNVLKHEHVLAEYAMERLSDLEGVTIFGPKERAGLVTFNLDDVHPHDVATVLDSEGIAVRAGHHCAQPLMKWLDVTATARASFYLYNTEDDIDAFLKGLTTAKEYFGHVF